In one window of Tellurirhabdus rosea DNA:
- a CDS encoding YbbN family protein: MRTTTYRPILVSPKTAVLLVFMPGNAAQRLAVELQLERVGTVLGNELRITLVDDATHPEVVNSFSINALPAFVLLKQGTEVWRQLGLLETPELIRSLSGQLNNLQPNL, from the coding sequence TACCACGTATCGGCCAATTCTGGTTTCGCCCAAAACGGCAGTGCTGCTGGTCTTCATGCCCGGCAATGCTGCTCAGCGACTCGCCGTCGAGTTGCAACTGGAACGTGTCGGAACGGTGCTTGGAAATGAGTTGAGAATTACGCTGGTCGATGATGCCACGCATCCGGAGGTAGTCAATAGCTTTAGCATCAATGCACTGCCCGCTTTTGTTTTGCTCAAACAGGGCACCGAAGTCTGGCGCCAGCTCGGCCTGCTGGAAACTCCCGAACTCATTCGCTCCCTTTCCGGACAACTGAACAACCTTCAACCCAATCTGTAA
- a CDS encoding sulfite exporter TauE/SafE family protein, translating into MNPWYYTALLTGLAGSLHCVGMCGPLAMALPIGRLPRWQRAGAVLLYHAGRVSAYALLGTLMGTVGRGLVLTGLQQPISIGAGLLLLFWTLTSRAYPEVLRSTWLGRTVTRPMMQLLHAPSLGNFLGMGFLNGLLPCGFVYVAMAGSLANSSATEGAAYMALFGLGTLPALLGIRFVPELLPVKLRQKFSKALPVMTLVVALLLIVRGVMPYVAAGHPTGEGPEVPSAPLCHRTK; encoded by the coding sequence ATGAATCCCTGGTATTACACTGCCTTACTGACCGGTCTGGCCGGAAGTCTGCACTGCGTGGGCATGTGTGGTCCGCTGGCGATGGCCCTGCCCATCGGGCGGTTACCGCGCTGGCAGCGTGCCGGTGCGGTTTTGCTGTACCATGCCGGACGGGTTTCGGCGTACGCGCTCCTGGGGACCCTGATGGGCACCGTGGGCCGCGGTCTCGTGCTGACCGGCCTGCAGCAGCCGATCTCCATCGGAGCCGGTCTGCTGCTGCTTTTCTGGACGCTGACGAGCCGGGCGTATCCCGAAGTGCTGCGCTCCACCTGGCTCGGCCGGACGGTGACCCGGCCGATGATGCAACTGCTGCACGCGCCAAGTCTTGGCAATTTCCTCGGCATGGGTTTTCTGAACGGCCTGCTGCCCTGCGGCTTTGTTTACGTGGCGATGGCGGGTTCGCTGGCCAACAGTTCGGCGACCGAAGGTGCGGCTTACATGGCCCTGTTTGGGCTGGGAACCCTGCCGGCCCTGCTGGGAATCCGCTTCGTTCCGGAATTGCTGCCCGTCAAGCTGCGTCAGAAGTTTTCAAAGGCTCTGCCGGTGATGACGCTGGTGGTGGCTCTGCTGCTGATCGTGCGGGGCGTAATGCCCTACGTAGCCGCCGGGCATCCGACCGGGGAAGGCCCCGAAGTGCCGAGCGCCCCGCTGTGCCACCGAACCAAATGA
- a CDS encoding FixH family protein produces the protein MNWGKSIVLVFVLFAGFIGGMVFWMTRQRVDLVREDYYQNEMEYQQQIDRLSNTAKLTTSLDMTYEPNQQEVAFVLPQALRKGEITFYRPADRQQDFRVRIPAEHPNRKVISTARMAKGYWKVQFSWSDGRQEFFSEKELFIQ, from the coding sequence ATGAACTGGGGAAAAAGTATTGTGCTGGTCTTTGTGTTGTTTGCCGGATTTATTGGCGGCATGGTCTTCTGGATGACCCGCCAGCGCGTGGATTTGGTGCGCGAAGATTATTATCAGAACGAGATGGAGTACCAGCAGCAGATCGACAGATTGTCCAATACAGCGAAACTAACCACATCGCTCGATATGACCTACGAACCTAACCAGCAGGAAGTGGCCTTTGTGTTGCCGCAGGCACTACGAAAAGGCGAAATTACCTTCTACCGCCCGGCCGATCGCCAGCAGGATTTTCGCGTCCGCATCCCGGCCGAACATCCCAACCGGAAAGTGATCTCCACCGCCCGGATGGCCAAAGGATACTGGAAAGTGCAGTTCTCCTGGAGCGACGGCCGCCAGGAATTCTTCTCCGAAAAAGAGCTGTTTATTCAATGA
- the ccoG gene encoding cytochrome c oxidase accessory protein CcoG: protein MVTETEHRTDDYFREHLSNQNEDGKRKWLYPRVENGPLLRWRTVVAWALLAALFVGPWLQINGHPLFLFNVLDRKFIFFGVTFWPQDFHLVAIGLIAFIIFISLFTVVYGRVWCGWACPQTIFMEMVFRKIEAWIEGDHNARKRLDNGPWTGEKAFKKTAKHTVFFLIAFAISNTFLMYIIGKGDWLKLVTDNPVNHIGGLASMLIFTAVFYLVFARLREIVCITICPYGRLQGVLLDKNSMVVAYDYVRGEPRGKKIKNEEVRMKNGGAVAPKGDCIDCKLCVQVCPTGIDIRNGTQLECINCTACIDACNNVMDKIDRPKGLIRVDSLEGIEKGQPLTFNTRTKAYTAVLVAIMGLWVYLMASRADVETTVLRAPGQLYQTETGGLVSNLYNIEFVNKTHQALPVQFRVTRPDAQIRMVLPIQTVPSAEIAKGSFFILLPDKAITETSTKLEIEVVAGGEVVDRVKTTFLGPVK, encoded by the coding sequence ATGGTAACCGAAACCGAACATAGAACCGACGATTATTTCCGCGAACACCTTTCCAACCAGAACGAGGACGGCAAGCGGAAATGGTTGTACCCCCGGGTGGAAAACGGCCCCCTGCTTCGCTGGCGGACGGTCGTGGCCTGGGCGCTGCTGGCGGCGCTTTTTGTCGGCCCCTGGCTCCAGATCAACGGACACCCGCTGTTCCTGTTCAACGTGCTCGACCGGAAGTTCATCTTCTTCGGGGTCACGTTCTGGCCGCAGGATTTCCACCTCGTCGCCATTGGCCTGATTGCCTTCATCATCTTTATTTCCCTGTTTACGGTGGTCTACGGCCGCGTCTGGTGCGGCTGGGCCTGTCCGCAGACGATCTTCATGGAAATGGTTTTCCGCAAGATCGAAGCCTGGATCGAAGGCGATCATAACGCCCGCAAACGCCTCGACAACGGGCCGTGGACCGGCGAAAAAGCCTTTAAAAAGACGGCCAAGCACACCGTTTTCTTCCTCATTGCCTTTGCGATCAGCAATACGTTTCTGATGTACATCATCGGCAAAGGCGACTGGCTGAAGCTCGTCACCGACAATCCGGTAAACCACATCGGCGGACTGGCTTCGATGCTGATCTTTACGGCCGTTTTCTACCTCGTGTTTGCCCGGCTGCGCGAAATCGTCTGCATCACCATCTGTCCGTACGGGCGGTTGCAGGGCGTTTTACTGGATAAAAATTCGATGGTGGTTGCCTACGATTACGTCCGCGGCGAGCCACGCGGAAAAAAAATCAAGAATGAAGAAGTAAGAATGAAAAACGGGGGTGCAGTAGCTCCTAAAGGGGATTGTATTGATTGCAAGCTTTGCGTGCAGGTCTGCCCGACCGGAATCGATATTCGCAACGGTACCCAGCTGGAATGCATCAACTGTACAGCCTGCATCGACGCCTGCAACAACGTCATGGATAAGATCGACCGGCCGAAAGGGCTGATCCGGGTGGACTCGCTGGAAGGCATCGAAAAGGGCCAGCCGCTGACGTTTAACACGCGCACTAAAGCCTATACCGCCGTACTGGTCGCCATCATGGGCCTGTGGGTGTACCTGATGGCCAGCCGGGCCGACGTGGAAACGACCGTGCTCCGGGCTCCGGGCCAGCTGTACCAGACCGAAACGGGTGGCCTGGTGTCCAATCTGTATAACATCGAATTTGTCAATAAGACCCACCAGGCGCTGCCCGTCCAGTTCCGCGTGACGCGCCCCGACGCGCAGATCCGGATGGTGCTGCCCATCCAGACGGTGCCATCCGCCGAAATCGCCAAAGGCTCCTTCTTCATCCTGCTGCCCGACAAAGCCATTACCGAAACCAGCACCAAACTGGAAATCGAGGTGGTAGCCGGTGGCGAAGTGGTGGATCGGGTCAAAACGACGTTCCTCGGACCGGTAAAATGA